One window from the genome of Zerene cesonia ecotype Mississippi chromosome 1, Zerene_cesonia_1.1, whole genome shotgun sequence encodes:
- the LOC119834132 gene encoding 2',5'-phosphodiesterase 12-like produces the protein MLIYHFSFRCVSYNILADLYCDSDYTRTVLHPYCPPYALEIDYRKQLILKELLGYNADIICLQEVDKKVFDYSLSCFLENDGFKGLFYKKGKSVAEGLSCFYRENRFRCIGDKKILLADAIQTESYLKPIWDAIEKFDRLKERLLDRSTVASATILHSLDNEKEILIVGNTHLYFHPDADHIRLIQGGIVIQWLENILKLLQVEHTDKRISIILCGDFNSDPSSGIYKLYTTGNAPSTLPDWKSNPDEAVSHLSLSQGILLGSACGTPQYTNFTEGFADCLDYIYFDKNNLEVEQVVPFPSVEELKAHTALPSIVFPSDHIAVVSDIKFKQQ, from the exons atgttaatttat CATTTCAGTTTTCGATGTGTATCATACAACATATTGGCAGATTTATATTGTGATTCAGATTATACAAGGACAGTGTTGCATCCATATTGCCCTCCTTATGCTCTAGAAATTGACTACAGGAAGCAACTTATTCTGAAAGAGTTGCTGG gttaCAATGCCGATATAATCTGTTTGCAAGAGGttgataaaaaagtttttgattATTCACTAAGCTGTTTTCTGGAAAATGATGGCTTTAAAggattattttacaaaaaaggaaaatctGTAGCTGAGGGCTTGTCATGTTTCTACAGAGAGAACAGATTTAG atGCATTGGggataagaaaatattgttagcTGATGCAATTCAAACTGAATCATATTTAAAGCCAATTTGGGATGctatagaaaaatttgatagATTAAAGGAAAGATTGCTAGATAGGTCTACAGTTGCAAGTGCAACAATTTTACATTCTTTAGATAATGAAAAGGAAATACTTATTGTTGGTAACACGCATTTATACTTCCACCCTGACGCAGATCACATTCGACTTATCCAAGGAGGAATTGTTATACAATGGCTggaaaatattcttaaattattacagGTAGAg CATACAGACAAGCGAATATCCATAATTCTATGTGGCGACTTTAACAGTGACCCATCTTCTGGAATTTACAAGTTATATACAACTGGCAACGCTCCAAGTACTTTACCAGATTGGAAATCAA atCCTGATGAAGCTGTTAGTCATTTAAGTCTCTCGCAAGGTATTCTGCTTGGTAGTGCATGTGGTACACCTCAGTACACAAATTTTACAGAAGGTTTTGCAGATTGCCTTGATTACATAtatttcgataaaaataatcttgaaGTGGAACAG GTGGTGCCTTTTCCAAGTGTGGAAGAATTAAAAGCACATACAGCCTTACCCAGCATAGTTTTTCCATCAGATCATATAGCAGTTGTATctgacataaaatttaaacaacaataa
- the LOC119831079 gene encoding adenylate cyclase type 1-like, producing MESTGKAGCIQVTEETCEILQKFGYYFEQRGLVAVKGKGQLMTYYLQGKHDEPPPQTECPTVDETTEANASDALLANGNASAAPQALDEGDVQRPLLP from the exons ATGGAAAGCACCGGAAAGGCTGGCTGCATACAg GTGACCGAAGAAACATGTGAGATCCTGCAAAAGTTTGGCTACTATTTCGAACAACGCGGTCTGGTGGCTGTAAAGGGCAAAGGGCAGCTGATGACTTACTACCTACAAGGCAAACATGACGAACCCCCTCCGCAAACAGAATGTCCAACG GTTGATGAAACAACGGAGGCAAATGCCAGCGACGCGCTGCTGGCCAACGGAAACGCGTCCGCGGCGCCGCAGGCTCTTGACGAGGGAGATGTCCAAAGACCGTTACTGccttaa